Within the Malus sylvestris chromosome 4, drMalSylv7.2, whole genome shotgun sequence genome, the region ACTGACATCTAAAGTGGTGGACCTAAAGGACCAAACTGCCGCCCAGCAGTTTCAGTTTGCAGCCCAAAACTATTTGATGAACCATATTCATCTCATACTTCAAATCTCTGGCATTTGGTTCCCCGACATTGAACTACCTCCAGCAACGACCTCCCAGCACCCACCCTCCTCCCGCCGCTGCTACCGCAGCACCCACCCTCATCCCGCCGCTGCCACCGTAGCAGCTACAACCTCCCAAGCCTCCACCGCAGCAGTTACGACCTCCCAACCCCCCAACATAGCAGTAACACCACCAGCAAGCGATTGTGACGTGGATGACTACATAttctagattttttttaattgttttcaaattttaaaatatttctttCCGTTGTATGCAtactttcaataatttttttaattcaatattcttctttacattttttatttttaatttcattaaattaacttatacataaaacaatattatgaacatttaaaaggaaaaaataaaaaataaaaaaaattttaaaaattaattttaaaatcttaCTGCAATGGCCTTATGTTTATCGCGCAAGGGTTTGGGGGTTGAACCCCAGTTTTGTCGCTGGGAGTATCACGCGCAACGAACACTCATTCGTCGCTCTTCATTTCGCACAACATTCATTTCGCATGACGAAACACTTTTCTCCGTCACGTAATGTCTGACGTCACGAGCTTTGCGCGACATTCTCTTCGTTGCCCAATATTTTCGGCGACTGTATTTGCCTTTGCGTGACGGCTATCCCATCGTCGCCAAGCAGTTATGCTTAGTTTGTTTATGATGGCTAGGGTTCTTAAGGTTTCTCATCAatatgtgtttttttcttttggaaaatTGATAGGATGTGTAGAAGGATAAagtctttttcaaaaaatataGAAAGACATTTTTGAGTTGCCATTAACTTATCCATAATAAGTTACAACAAATTTTAGTATTGAACTCCCTATGTTGTGATCATATCTGTGTGAACCAAACATGAGATGTCTTCCAACCGAGCGGAGATTTGGTGCCACAAGAGAACTGATCATGTTCCTCTATAGGTGTTGAATGAAAATGTTTATTGTTCGAGAGCATGGTACTTCAAGTAAACATGTCTTGAATGGCTATATAACACGATTACCTAAAGTTTAACATGATTATTTACAAAGTTCGAATTGAGTTACACAGAGCAATTTTCACACTCGCAATTTAACATTTGATACTTTTATTATGAACATCAAAACATTGTAAACTATTCAATTCGAAGTCTCAAAATCTAAACCGAGAGTCCCAAAATCATGATCCATACAAAAgaggaaattgtagcaatagtctcttaactaaaaattcGTAAACATCGATcgcttaactcatcaaaacgtgcagttatGATCCTTTTCGTCAACTCCATTAGAAGTtctgtcaaaatgagtcacatgtCATGCACATGAGGCTAAATCAAGAGGCAAATATCgaaaaccaaatgagaaaaagTGTAGAAATGGCCTCTCAACTCTAACCCAATTGCAGCAATGGTCTCTTAACTTAACCCACTTTGAGCAGTAGTCCttcaattttaactcaattgtagcaatggtcattccagcATGACTCGTTTTGACGGAATTTTGATAGAGTTGAAAAAAATGAACATAGCTGcatattttgatgagttaatgaCCAATGATCATAAAATTTTAGTTGATTGATCATTGTTCTAATTAGGTTAAAATTGAAGAGCTATTGCTATAATTTTCTCAATACAAAGTATAGTGCATTGCAATAATCATATAGTCCACTACTTTGGTCAAGTTCATTTTCTCATGATATAGTTTGACGAATAAATAATCAAGGAACAATTTCCTATATATACAATCAAATTTAAGAGTGGTTGCTGTACCCATGAGTACTACCAGTCCCCAAAAATATGTAACAATCTCATCGAAAATAAATGCTCTGATCCAATATTCCAACCTGATGAAAGAAAGAGGTTGGCACTTTTAATTTGTGGCAGGTAAATTAAATGGAAGATATTAGATTTGGTAAGTTCATTAACTTGTAGTGCATGCTAGGGGTTTTGTCTTCTCCTTGTGGAGAGTAACAATAACGATGGACTGATATCCCACAGACATCAATTTGCATCGAGAGATATCATCGTAATGGTCGTTCCGAGTTCTGAATGCCAATGAAAACGTCAAACGCTTTACGACGAGCCATAGAGTCACTCAGCCACAGCCCACGCCCTTCCATTCTTTCCCTCGATCTTCTTGTATGTATGTGTTAAATATAATCTCATTTGTTTGTTTCCATCGCTAGATAGCTAGCTTGACTCCCATTAATCGTTACGGGTACGTTTGAGATTGCTTTCATAAACGTCAAAACCGGTTTATGatacaaattttttattaagtattatGGGTTATCAAAGTGTTTTTTCAAAAAGCTCTTAGGGTCTTTTTCGAAAAAAGGAGCACTTAGGGTTTGTGTTGTAATTGTTTCTTGAAATGGTAAAAGTTCTTTTTGACAATAAAAAACGTTTATGATtacattgacaaaaaaaattagggtttgtgtgaaATTGCTTAATTTTGAAATGTATAAAAGAATTTTCTGACAACTAAAATCGTTTTTGATCACGTTTGAGAGAAGAACTTAAGGCATGCTTGAGACTGCTTCTGAAAGgctaaaaggttttttttttgaccATCGAAAGTGCTTATGACAATGTTTGATAAAGAACTTGAAAGTGTTTCTAAAAAGCATTTGAAGATGCACTTTCAAGTTATTTTCTAGAAAGCATTTGCGATTCTTATAAAAAGATTTTGATTCTAAAGCCTAATGAGCATAAGTGCTTTCTAAATAATCAATCTCAAACGAGCCTTATTAGTCTGGAGATGTGATTATAGTTTTCCTCAACATGCTTCGAAGTATATTAGTAGCACTTGTAGCATAAGCATTGATGAACAAAAAATCCTTCCTACAGAAGCAGTCAACGACTAGAGAAAGCCCATTGTCCCATGAGTGGTATAAAATACCAATTTCAAAATGCGCTTATAAGCATAAGTACTTctaatataaaattttcaatttttttaagagTATTACTAagtagattaaatttgtaaattaaatttataaactaaatgatgtgtaaTTAATAGAAACAAGCACATTACTCAACATTTACGTAATAATCCAATGATCTACTttcatgttatttaatttacaagATTTTGTCAATAGATTTTGTCTCTATAACATTACCTTTTTATTTTAACATGCTTCAAAGaaaaacatttatgagcattgTATTTCTTGCACAAGTAGTTCCAAACCAACTCTAATTATTAAAGGGTAATACTAGggagactaaaattttaaaccaaatttgcaaaccaaattatgtattaccaataagaaataagcatgttaatcaatacttaagtataatccaatcatcaacatccaaatcatttagtttacatAATTTGGTTTGCAAAATTTGGTCACCGTAGTATTATCCATTATTTAATCCATCAGACACAAATTAGAAAgttaaaacaaaatcaaaagaagggtttaattaagggaactttaatgaaaaccttttggtattgtttattttaacgaaaaactacatttttacattaaaaattcaATCCTGGTAggctggtactatttactttactctttattttgtccttatctttaaaattcaaagttttcaaactcttttcattagttttccttttaattaatGGATAATGTTAAAGAGACTAAATTTCTAAATCAAATTTGTAGCcaaatattataattatatgataatttaattattacttaagtattgatcaATATGGTACACATCATTTAGTtggaaatttaatttaataatttagcTCGCGTAGCATTACCCATAAttaaattcatccatccacaaACAGACGTTTAGCTAATTGCCATTAATCCCATTCTCCCAGCATGAGCAACCCTCTCGCCACCCTCTCCCTCCCCTTTTTCTTCTCGGTTCTGAAAAAATCCCAGATGCATCCAAGGGACATAGCTACGGCGTACTTACATTATTTAAACTAGCTTACCACTTGGGACCTCGTGTTTTGCTTTGAAATACTTcgagctagagagagaaagacacgCTCTGAGAGAtttaagagagagaagaagaaggaatccCAAAGCCGCTGTCCCAATCTTTACACCGTTATCTGTTTGGGACATTGCAATCCCCTTCCTTCCTCCCATTGCCAAGATCCCATTTTTATTACCAATCCAATCCATGAAGAAACCTAAACATCAAACACCTTCTCCTCCCTTTGTCCCAGTACTATTTAGTCCCGTTAGGTCGTCCTCCAGGATCTCCAGTAATCTTCCCAATGGCTGCTTGTGCTCTCCTCGGTGACAATGTCGGCGACCACATCAGCGGCAATGGCAGCAATAACAACAACAGCAGTAGCCACGGCGGCGGTGGAGGAAGCCCTTCTTGTCCTATGAACAACAGCACTACCAATTCCAACAGCAGCAGCGTCGAGCAGCAGCCAACCAAGATGGTGAGAAAGCGCATGGCGTCCGAGATCGAAGTCCAAACCACCCCGACAAGCAGAACCGCCGGTTCGGACTATTTCCGGCTCTCCCGCCGCGGGGTTATTAATAATAGTCCGCCAGCCCAGCCGGTATATCCAAACCcaaatcaaaatccaaaccccagtaaagtgaatagtagtaTGTTTTATCCCAACTACTCCACTATGCTGTTACCCGTACCATCTTCCACAAATTTGACCGCATTGACGTCAGCTGGTGGGGCTTTATTGTCACctgcttctccttctccttccccttctccttctccttcttccgcTGCAGCAGCTGGCAGCTGGGGTCCTATCGATCCATTGTCGTTTCATCGCCCTCTTTCGATTCAGCCGACAACGACGTCCACCCAGATCACTACCACTCCGGCCGTTTGTGGGTTTTCTGGTCTGCCCTTGTTCCCACCAGAAAAGACTCCTCCGTCGAATCCTACTACCGCTGCTACTACTATTTCCGCCATGGAAGACGGCTCCTCTGCCGCCACGGCATGGATAGACGGGATCATAAAGGACCTCATCCACAGCTCCACCAACGTCTCCATCCCCCAGCTGATTCACAATGTTAGGGAGATTATCTTCCCTTGCAACCCCAGCCTCGCGGCGCTCCTCGAGTACAGACTCCGGTCCATATCCGAGCCGCCGCCTCCTCTGCCTCTTCCAGTCCCGAGCTTTAATCCGACCCCAATCCCGGACATGAGGAGGAGACAACAAGGTGGTCCTGGCCCTGGGGCTCTTAAGCTCAATCTGGACTCTGGTGCCCTACATGATGTCGCAATCTTCAACACATCAACGGCGGATAACAATGACTTGTACTTGCAGTCGTGGTCTGGAGGTGGCGGAGGTGGCGGAGGGGTTGGGCTGTCCCTACCCCAACCCAACCCTACTCCTGTCCCTATGACCTGCAACCAAACAAACCCACATCACCAAAGCCCTTCCTTTAATCAGACAATTCATCAAACACAAGACAAACAATTAGAAAACTCGTCATCCTCTTCCCCTGCGGCGGAGTCCACCACCCCAACCGCTGCACCCGCACCCACAACCGCTACCGCCACAGCCCCGCCGCAACCAACAACCTCCGCAGTCTCCCTACtcagagagaaaaaagaagagatGCGGCAGCAAAAGCGAGACGAGGAAGGCCTACACCTCCTCACCCTCCTCCTCCAATGCGCGGAGGCCGTCTCCGCAGATAACTACGACGAAGCCACCAAAATGCTCCTCGAAATTTCCGAGCTCTCCACCCCATTCGGCACCTCCGCCCAGCGCGTCGCGGCCTACTTCTCCGAAGCCATGTCAGCCCGCCTCGTCAGCTCCTGCCTCGGCATCTACGCCTCCCTCCCTCACTCCTCCGTCCCCATCACCTACACCCAAAAAATGGTCTCCGCCTTCCAAGTCTTCAACGGCATCAGCCCCTTCGTCAAGTTTTCCCACTTCACCGCCAATCAGGCGATCCAGGAGGCGTTCGAGCGGGAGGACAGGGTCCACATCGTCGATCTCGACATTATGCAGGGCCTCCAATGGCCCGGGCTGTTCCACATCCTGGCCTCCAGACCCGGTGGTCCTCCATACGTCAGGCTCACCGGGCTCGGGACCTCAATGGAGGCCCTGGAGGCCACGGGGAAGCGGTTGTCCGATTTCGCAGACAAGCTAGGGCTTCCGTTCGAGTTCTTCCCCGTGGCGGAGAAAGTTGGGAACTTGGACCCGGAGAGGCTGAATATCAGCAAGAGAGAGGCTGTGGCGGTGCACTGGCTGCAGCATTCGCTTTACGATATCACGGGTTCCGATTCCAACACGCTCTGGCTTTTGCAGAGGTAACGTCTCTTCAATCCAGTTCAATCCAATCCGATtgatttcttgcttttccacttTTCTGGTTAAATATAGGATGAAAATTCGAACTGGGTTTCTTTTGGGTTGCACTTTTTGGTGTCTTTGATCGATGTTGGTGATCAAAGTATCGAACTTTAATAAGCACTAGCTAGCGCTGACTAATTGTTAAACAAATAATGTTATTGGGTTTAGATCAATTGCAACTTTCATGCGCTTTTCAAATCTAGTAACTGCAAAAAGCTGCACCTTCATAGTGGGAAAGAAGCAAAAATTAaagatttgatatttttttccttttaaaaaagaGATATTTTGAGATTCTAAACTTCCATTTTCTCTGCACTGTTCGGTTTATTTCTGGTTTTTAGATTGAAAAAGTGGAAGGAGATTCAGAAAGAATTAAACAAAAGCGTGCTTCAACAGAAAATGAGCGTTCGAAAATAATTATTGTATTCTAATATGTGTTCGAGATTCAAACTTGGaaattgaaaaactcaaaaaagaCTTCAGAAGTAGAATTAAACAAGAGTGTGCGTCGTGTTCGGAAATAATTTCCACGTTTTAATTCACTGGCAAGATTCAAACTTAGGTGCAAGGGTCGGACTAATGTCTAATGGCTGCATATTTTATTAGATATTGCAGCACATGTTTATtatgatttgtttttttatttttctgttactATTGATTCAGATTGGCGCCAAAAGTGGTAACGGTGGTGGAGCAAGACCTGAGCCACGCGGGCTCGTTCTTGGGCCGGTTTGTGGAGGCCATACACTA harbors:
- the LOC126619179 gene encoding protein SCARECROW 2-like, which codes for MAACALLGDNVGDHISGNGSNNNNSSSHGGGGGSPSCPMNNSTTNSNSSSVEQQPTKMVRKRMASEIEVQTTPTSRTAGSDYFRLSRRGVINNSPPAQPVYPNPNQNPNPSKVNSSMFYPNYSTMLLPVPSSTNLTALTSAGGALLSPASPSPSPSPSPSSAAAAGSWGPIDPLSFHRPLSIQPTTTSTQITTTPAVCGFSGLPLFPPEKTPPSNPTTAATTISAMEDGSSAATAWIDGIIKDLIHSSTNVSIPQLIHNVREIIFPCNPSLAALLEYRLRSISEPPPPLPLPVPSFNPTPIPDMRRRQQGGPGPGALKLNLDSGALHDVAIFNTSTADNNDLYLQSWSGGGGGGGGVGLSLPQPNPTPVPMTCNQTNPHHQSPSFNQTIHQTQDKQLENSSSSSPAAESTTPTAAPAPTTATATAPPQPTTSAVSLLREKKEEMRQQKRDEEGLHLLTLLLQCAEAVSADNYDEATKMLLEISELSTPFGTSAQRVAAYFSEAMSARLVSSCLGIYASLPHSSVPITYTQKMVSAFQVFNGISPFVKFSHFTANQAIQEAFEREDRVHIVDLDIMQGLQWPGLFHILASRPGGPPYVRLTGLGTSMEALEATGKRLSDFADKLGLPFEFFPVAEKVGNLDPERLNISKREAVAVHWLQHSLYDITGSDSNTLWLLQRLAPKVVTVVEQDLSHAGSFLGRFVEAIHYYSALFDSLGASYSEESEERHVVEQQLLSREIRNVLAVGGPSRSGEVKFHNWREKFQQSGFRGISLAGNAATQATLLLGMFPSDGYTLVEDNGTLKLGWKDLCLLTASAWRPPFHAAANPNLHY